In the genome of Syntrophales bacterium, the window CATGCGTACATTTGATTTAATCTTTACAGCTTCATAGTCAACAAGCCAGCCGGCGAGGATTGCCTCTTCCGTCGTATAACGATAAATCACTTCTTTGAAGAGAGAAAGGGTATGCAGCGCTGGTGTCGCCGTGAGGCCGATCTTTATTGCGTCGAAGTGATCGAGTACCTGCCGCCAGATGGCTGTCTGTTTTGACGTGTATCCGCGATGGCATTCATCGGCGATTATTACGTCAAACGCGTGAATGGGTATATCAACTTTTCCCGCCTCCTCTTCATAATCAGGGTCGCTTCGATCCTGAGAAAAGGCGTTTTCCCAGCCGAATAGATTGATAGTCATTCGCTGGATAGTCGAAACATACACAAAAGTATGCGTTTCCTGCGGCGATGTCAGATATGAATTGGGCAAAACTTTGGGATCAAACGGCTTGTCATCATCAATATCTTCGCGATGGAATCGCTGGCTATAAACTTCGTATTCCTGATCGAATTTATTTTTGTGCGGCGTAACAAAGGTGGAAAATTCCCGGACTGCCTGTGCAGCAAGGGCGCGACGATCAACGAGAAAGAGAATTCTTCGAGCTGCTTTTGATTCAAGAAGACGATAAATCTGCGATACGGTCAGGAAGGTTTTCCCCGTACCCGTCGCCATGGCAACGAGCATGGCACGTTTGCCTTTCGTAATTGCATCTTCAATAGCGTAGATGGCGTCTTCCTGATAGGGTCTTATACTTTCGATATCAACGGGGTTTTTCGCAAGCCATTCCAGTCCATTTGCCCTATCATTTTCAAAGAACTCTTCAAGGGCGTCTGCAGTGTGGAAATTGGCTATCTGTCGCGAGATGTTTTTTTCGTTTCTAACATCGAGATGCCAGATGACTTCACCGTTCGACGCATACAGGAATGGCACCCGGTAGCCGCCGTGCCAGTTTCCCGACCCGTCAAAGGCACCTTTTGAATAGCGCTTGGCCTGCTCAAGGACGTTCTGAGGGCCTACCCTTACCCTTTTGGCTTCAATGATTCCCAACAGCTTTCCTTTTACGAAAAGTGCATAGTCGGCAGGTCCGTTTGCGGTCGGATATTCTTCAACGGCGTGACAATCAAGGGCAGAGGCATCTAATCCTTCACGGAATTTGATAATATTCCACGCAGGTTTTAGGGTTTGCAGCTTTTTATTAATCCTGTCTCTTCTTGTCTGCCATTCGAGTTCATCGTGCATTGGTCTGCCTTTTGATCAAATAATTTCACTATAAGACAAACAAAACCCCGCTCCTATTTGAAGAAAACGGGGTTTTTGTGATTATCTACCATCTTCAGAACCTTTCTTGTGTTAGGAAGAAAAGATCGTTTGTTGTTTAATGCATGATACCTTCTGTTATTTCGTTAAAGCTTTTGTATAGTCAACAAAAAACCTTGGGATGTCAAGGAGTAAAATCCCCCTACCCCCCTTTATAACACAGACCAAATGAGTTGCCTGATCACTGAGCATGTACAGCTGTTCCTATTTATTTAGGAAGAGGGGGTATTACAAATTTTTCACCCCCACCTTAGTCCTCCCCCATCAAGGGGGAGGAGATTGATTATAGATGCCCCGCCTTTAGGCGGGGTAATTCACTTTTGCAAGAATTTATTGATTAATTGTTATTAAACATGATAATCGAGATTTTGAGTGGTTTTCTTCTTTCATGTACCTATCAATTATGATCGGGGAATTGCAGAAACAACTATATATTTGAAGGTTATAAATTTATGGATATCAGTTCATTCGATTTCTGGATCAAGATTGCTTTGACTGTATTATGTGGGAGTATTATCGGATCTGAAAGACAATTGGCAGGTAAACCGGCCGGAATCCGAACAAGCATTTTTATCTGTCTCGGCACCAATATCTTCATAAGTCTCGGCGTAGCTCACTCTGGCGAGAATGTCGATATGACACGGGTGCTTGGTCAGGTCGTTACGGGTATCGGATTTCTCGGCGCCGGAGTAATCATAGCCCGCGAAGGGCTTGTCAGAGGAATTACATCCGCATCGGTGATCTGGATTCTTGCAGGAATCGGTGCAATGGTGGGATTCGGTCATTTCTTGGAAGCGATTATCATTACGTTACTTACAGTATCACTTCTAATTGGTATCGGATCTCTTGAACACCGGTTTTCCAGTCTCCGAAAAGACACACATTCCGATAATAATTATACCGACACGAACAATAACCGGTAACACATTCCATATTACATGGGGAACTACTTAAGTTAACACTATTTATATCTCAAATTAATCCAGCATTTTATACCAGTTGTCTTACGTAAATTATTTTATCATCCCCGGTATCGTAAAAATCCTTTATCTGGGCTACTTCAGTAAAAACATTTTTTCTATAAAACATACGGGTGGAAATGTATTTTTCGCGAGAGGATGTTTCTGCATAGAGGGCTGTTCCCCCCATCTCTTTTACCCTTTTTTCAGTTTCTTGCAGGAGGATTTTCCCGATTCCATAACCGCGATAATCATTATGGGTAACAATCCAGTATAAATCAAAAGCGCTTTTCGTTCCGGGGATTGGACCATAGCAGCTATAGGCCAGAGTTTTTTCTTCATAATCGGCAAATACAAAATAGTAGCCGCTGAGATATCCCTTTTCCAGACATTCCCGGATTAATTCCACCGCAGTGTTTGTCTCTTCATCATAAAAAAACCCGGTGGATTTCACGATCTCCGCAATAGAGTAAATATCATCTTCTCTTTCCTGATCACGAAAAGCCATATTGGTTATATCAAAATTCATAATTTTTCTTTCAGGCTGTCCTTAAGGATGTTATCAATAACCATAGGAAATGGGATCTCCGCCTCACGAGTAGCAGCTACAAATCCGCTGTCAGGTGAGATGCAGGGATTGGCGTTGATTTCCAGTATATATGGTCTATTATGCTGATCTATCCTGAAATCCACCCGTGCCCATCCACGAAGAAGGAAGATCTCCCAGCATTTTCTTGCAATCTCACTCAAAGTCCGGCACAGAGATTGACTTTGTGAATCCGCAGGAAAAATCCTTTGAGTGTGCTGGTATTCAAAAGAATCTTCCTGCCACTTCGCAGTATATCCGACTACTTTAGGTTTCTCTTCCGGGTAATCAACAAACAGGATTTCCGCAGGCGGAAGTACCATCGGACCATCCCGTGTGGCAAGAAGGGAAATATTGAATTCTCTTCCGCCAATATATTCCTCGATAAAATAGTCTTCCGAAGGCAGCGTCTTTATCTTTTCCAATATTGCGCGATTGGAGCGGGTAAACACCGAGTCTTCATCCAGCCCCAGGGAACCATCTTCCCAAATGGGTTTCAGTATATATCTACGATCAGACTGCAACAGGTGTGTTTCTTCCAGCGTGAAAAATGGAGATGTAGGTAATCCATGATACTGTATCATTTTTTTAGCCAGGAGTTTGTGGGTGGTAAGAAACATGGAATCCGCCCCGGATCCGGTAAAAGGTACGCCCGAAAACTTTAAGACAGCCGGAGCGAAGTATATTAATTCCCCGTGATTCTGAATGGATTCTACAAGGTTGAACACCAGCATCGGTTTGATTCTGCGAATTTCCTCCACCACTTTATCTATCTTCAATGAGAACTGGACAGGGAAGGTCTCATATCCCAGTTCTTTCAGCGCTGCGTCTACAAACTGAACCTGATCCAGAACGTCTGTTTCATCTTTCCGTGCATTAACGGAGACTTCATTAAATAAAATCACAATTGGTTTTTTCATAAGGAAACACAACCAGGTCTCACTTTTGAACCCGCCTTAAAGCGGATTCCATGATCATTCGAATCAAATCTGCAAAGGCATAGCCATTTTTATAGGCAATAATAGGGAGATCTGAATCAAGGTAATTCAATCCCGCCAGAGGATTGATCTCCATGAATTTAGGATTATTATTCTTATCGCAACGGAGATCGACCCTTCCCCCGTCACGGCATTCGAGGGCCTGCCATGCCTTCAGGGCAATTTCACTACAGATTCTCTCCATCTCCTCTTCCACCAGGACATATTCTACCCGATCCTGGTAGTGAGCCTTGTTAAGGTAGGAGTAACCACTCCTTTCCGCTTTTTGGTTTAAAATGATTTCGATAACTCCGATTACACGTGCTTCCTCGCCTGTTCCAACGATACCAACGGTAAATTCTCTTCCCGGAAGATACTCTTCCACCAGTACAGACTGATTAAATCTTTTTAGCAATTGTTTACATACTACACGCAACTCGCCGGGAGTTTCTGTGAGGGATTTTTCAGTGATACCTTTCCCCGTCCCTTCCGCAACCGGTTTCGCGAAAAGAGGATAGTCAAGATGGACATTCTCAACATCTCTGATATGACTTACGATGACAAAATCGGCGGTAGGGATATGGTTGTCCCTGATAATCCTTTTCGTCATGCCCTTATGCAAGGTCAAAGATAGCACGAGAGGATCTGAAAAGACATACGGTATCCGGTAAGCGTCCAGCAGCGCAGGGACCTGTGCTTCACGGCCAAAACCATACATACCTTCCGCAATATTGAAAACCAGATCCCACCGGTCGCCGTGATTGATCCGTTGGACAAGCTGCTTAAAATTCCCGATACGGTCGGTCTTGTATCCTAATTGTACCAGGGCTTTTTCAATGCCCTCGACAGTTTCTTCGCTATCAAATTCAGCAGCTTCTTCCGGAGAGAAGCCCTGCTTTATATATTCGCTTTTTAAATCAAACGTCAAACCTGTTTTCATGATATTCCTGTTTCATTTTTAAAGACATGATCTGCGGTCCATCAATTTCTGCAGGGTCATATAAACGCGAGGCAATCTACCGGGATTCCGATAGATCGCCTCTTGGAGTATTGAGTAATGATACGTTAACTTATTCTTTTACAAAAATCGGGATACTTAAGTATCCTTCCTTCAAAATTTTTCAGGAGTACATAATTCCCGTCACGCCCAATAAAATATTCAGGCAATAGAGGGACCTTTCCGCCGCCGCCAGGAGAGTCGATTACGTAATGCGGAACGGCATAGCCGGAGGTAAACCCTTGCAAGCCCTGAATAATTTTCAATCCTTCTTCTACGGGAACACGAAAATGCCCGGATCCGAGGATGGGATCACACTGAAAAAGGTAATAAGGACGCACACGAATTTTAAGAAGGCCATGAACAAAACGTTTCATTGTCTCTACGTTATCGTTAATGCCTTTTAAGAGCACCGTTTGGCTTCCCAGTGGTATCCCCGCATCAGCCAGTCGGGAACAGGCCTCTGTCACTTCAGGAGTGATTTCATCCGGATGGGTAAAGTGTATGCTCAGAAAGAGAGGATGATACTTTTTAAGCATCTTAACAAGGGACTTAGTGATGCGTTGAGGTAAAACCACCGGCACTTTTGTTCCGATCCTGATAATCTCCACATGCGGGATCTTTCGTAACTCGAATAACATAAAGTCCAATTGAGAATCCGAACAGGTCAAGGGATCGCCCCCGGAAATAAGCACATCGCGGATATTGGGATTCTGACGGATGTACTCAATCGCGCGCAATAGAACAGCATTACTGAAGCGTTTTTTATTTTTTGCCACCATATGTGAACGCGTGCAATACCTGCAATAGGTGGAACATACATCTGTGAAAAGCAGGAGAACACGGTCTGGGTAACGGTGGACAATATTAGGCACAGGACTCGTATGCTCTTCCGCAAGGGGGTCTCCCGCCTCCCCCTCTGAGATTAACAGCTCATCTTCTCTTGGCACCACAGCCTTGCGAATTGCCTGCTCAGAGTTATCCGGATCAAGCAAACTTGCATAATAAGGAGTAATACGTAAGGGAAGGGAATTGCTAATATCGGTAATTGGATTTCTTTCTTTTGGGGTAAGTAAAATAATTTTTTCTAATTCCTTTAAACTTGTAATACTGTTTTTGATCTGCCATCGCCAATCATTCCAGTTGGTTTCCGTAACTCCCGGGAAAAACTTCTGGCAGAATATCCCGGCTTGTTTACTAACGACAAACGGTCTTTCTTTGATCCTGTGAATTTGGGTGGTTACATTAGAGAAAACCGGCTGTAACGGTTTGCCCATTATACTACCTGGGGGTTGATCGTCCTCCGCACTCTTTAACTCCTCTTTCTGGAAAGCGAGCGAGTCCATTTCTTTTACTTTTCCTCCTGTTGTTTATTTTCCTTCCTAATTAGTGGGAGTATGTAAACCAAAAAAATAAAAATACAAGTTATTTTTTAAATTTTATTAAATTTTTTTCGAAATTATGTGCAGAATATTCTGTGCTGTACCCAGGATGAATGGCATGCGATTTTAGGGGGGTAACTCACTTTTAAGCCTGTAATTTAAAATTGAAGCTCCCCGCCGCAAGCAGCGGGGAATCTCCGACTGTTATGGAGTCTGTTTCGAGCTGACCCCTCAATGGTTTCATCCGGCAAGGCACGGCTTTCGTGCCGCGGTTGTCTCATCCAGTCTTCTTACTTTGCAGCGGCTTGGGGCGTCGTGCAGCAGCTCCGGATTTTTCTTTGCCTCATCCGCTATCGCTTTTAGTGCTTCAATGAAAAGATCGATGTCCTCTTTGGACTCAGTTTCCGTGGGTTCGATCATGATCGAACCATGCACTACAAGCGGGAAATAGATGGTGGGCGGATGATAACCGTAATCCATAAGGCGTTTGACCATGTCCAGGGTTGTAACCTTGTCAGCCTTTTGAAACTCGTCGGAAAAGACGCATTCATGCATACAGGGCCTGTCATAGGGAAGATGAAACACCCCTTTCAACTTTTCCTTGATGTAATTGGCGTTCAGTACAGCCAGCTGGCTGGCCTTCTTAAGGCCTCCGGGACCCATGCTCAGGATATAACTGTAAGCCTTTATCATGACACCGAAATTTCCATAAAAGGCATGCAGTTTGCCGACAGATTCAGGAAAATCTTCAGAAAGTGAATATTTTCCATTTTCCTCAACCACGCGGGGAACAGGAAGAAACGGTTCAAGGTGTTTCTTAACACAGACCGGTCCGGAACCGGGCCCGCCCCCACCGTGTGGAGTCGAAAAGGTCTTATGGAGGTTCAGATGAAGCACGTCAATCCCGATTTCGCCCATGTGTACGATGCCCATAACAGCGTTCATGTTTGCTCCGTCACAGTAGACGAGCCCGCCTTTTGCGTGGACTATTTCGGCTATTTTTTTTATGTTTTCCTCAAAGAGGCCGAGTGTGTTGGGATTGGTCACCATAATTCCTGCTGTATCTTCATCCATAACGTCGGCCACTGCTTCGGGAGAAAGGATTCCCTGTTCATTGGATTTAACCGGCACGGACTGGTAACCGCACAGCGTTGCACTGGCAGGATTCGTGCCGTGTGCGGTATCGGGAACGATGATCTTCGAACGTCGCTCACCCTTACTCTTGTGGTAAGCGCAAATTACGAGCATTCCGGCAAACTCCCCATGGGCTCCGGCCGCCGGCTGAAGGGTGACGGCATCCATTCCGGTGATTTCCGAAAGATACTGTTCAAGCTCAAACATCAGTTTGAGCGTTCCCTGTGACAAACCGGCCGGAAGCAGGGGATGAGCCCCGGCAAATCCTTGAAGGCCTGCCTGTCTTTCATTGGTTTTGGGATTGTACTTCATAGTGCATGAACCCAGAGGGTACATACCGGTGTCCACTCCGAAATTCCATGTGGAGAGCCGGGTATAATGGCGTACCACGTCCACCTCGGAGAGATCAGGAAAGTCCGGGCCTTCACCTGCAAGGTCTTCATTCAGGGGAGAGAACTCAACGTCACGCCGGGGTAAAGAAAATCCCCGTCGTCCCTTCTTCCCCTTTTCCCAGAGCAGGGGCTCATTAAGTATCAGGCCGGTAGTGCCTAAAGATTCTTTCATGATTTCACCTCCCTGACCAGCGCATCTATGTCTTGTCTGGTTCTTGTTTCCGTTACACATAAAAGGTAGTGGCTGGAAAGTTCCGGATAGTAGGGAGCAAGCGGAAGGCCCGCCACTATCTTCTTCTCTAAGAGACGCTCGTAAGTGTTCTTAAAACCTGCGGGGAATTCCACAACGAACTCATTGAAGGTAGGACTTTCAAAGTTTATTTTGAATCCTGCTTTTTTCAATTCCGATTTAAGATACTCGGATTTGTCATAGTTGAGCATGGCAAGTTCCCGCATCCCGGTACCACCCATAGAAGCCATATACATCGCAGCCGCAAGGGCGCAGAGACTGTTGTTGGTGCAGATGTTGGAAGTCGCTTTCTCCCGGCGGATGTGCTGCTCCCTTGTGGAAAGCGTCAGAACAAAGCCTCTTTTGCCGTCCATGTCGGTGGTTTTGCCTACCAGGCGGCCGGGCATACTGCGCACATATTTCATCTTGCTGGCGAACATGCCGAGTACCGGGCCACCAAACGACTGAGGGATACCGAGGCTTTGACCTTCCCCGCACGCAATATCGGCACCCTGACTCCCGGGATTTTTAAAAAGTCCGTAAGCAAGGGGTTCCGTAAACGAAGCAACGAGAAGGGCGCTCTTTTCATGTACCATCTCACTGATTTCCTTCAGATTTTCAATACATCCGAAAAAGTTGGGCGACTGAACTGCAACCGCTCCAAGATCATTCATTCCAGCAAGCTTAGAAAGATCGGTCCTGCCATCGTCAAGATATGGAAGCTCCGCAATTTCATAACCGGATGGTTCACAATACGTTTGAACCACACGACGATAGAGAGGATGAATAAGAGATGAAATGGCAACTTTTCTTTTTTTAGTTATCCGGAGCGCCATCAGCAGTGCTTCAGCCAGAGCCGAAGCGCCATCATAAATCGACGCATTTGCCACCTCCATGCCAAGAAGCCGGGTGGTAAGCGTCTGATACTCATAAATCGCCTGTAATGTCCCCTGGCTTATTTCCGGCTGGTAGGGGGTATAAGATGTCACAAACTCTGAACGGCCAAGGAGACTTGACACCGACGCCGGAATATAATGTTGATAACTGCCCGCACCAATAAACATTTTGTATTCCGGAGAGACGGCCATGCTGTCTGAAAGAGCACCCATACGGTCGTTCAATTCCCACTCGGTCAATGGCTCCGGCAGATTGAGATCATCCCTGTGACGGCAGTCCTCAGGGATCGTCGAGAAAAGGCCGTCGAGACCATCCACTCCCACTTCCTCCAGCATCGAAGTGATATCTTCACTGGTATGAGGTAAGTAACGCATTTATTTCCCCCCTTTAAGCGCTTCAATGTAAGCATCTTTGGTCATGAGGGCATCCCAATCATCCGGATTGTTGGGTATGACATCAATCATCCATCCATCGTCATACGGATCGCTGTTTAACAGTTCAGGGAATTCTTCAAGGGCAGTGTTTACAGCGAGGATTTCTCCGCCGATCGGCATATACAATTCGGAAACGGCTTTGACTGATTCTACTGTCCCGAACTCTTCGTCTTTCTCAAAGGTATCGCCCACCTGAGGCAGTTCGACAAACACAATGTCTCCGAGCTGATCCTGGGCATAGTCGTCGATTCCAACCCTTACCTTTTCACCTTCGGGCCTGGCCCACTCGTGTTCTTCTGCATAACGAACATCATCGGGTAAATTTAATTGACTGATCTCTTTCACTGGTCCCTCCTTTAATTTGGTTTCGAGTTCAAAGTTCTGAGTTCAAAGT includes:
- a CDS encoding ATP-grasp domain-containing protein, with the protein product MKKPIVILFNEVSVNARKDETDVLDQVQFVDAALKELGYETFPVQFSLKIDKVVEEIRRIKPMLVFNLVESIQNHGELIYFAPAVLKFSGVPFTGSGADSMFLTTHKLLAKKMIQYHGLPTSPFFTLEETHLLQSDRRYILKPIWEDGSLGLDEDSVFTRSNRAILEKIKTLPSEDYFIEEYIGGREFNISLLATRDGPMVLPPAEILFVDYPEEKPKVVGYTAKWQEDSFEYQHTQRIFPADSQSQSLCRTLSEIARKCWEIFLLRGWARVDFRIDQHNRPYILEINANPCISPDSGFVAATREAEIPFPMVIDNILKDSLKEKL
- a CDS encoding GNAT family N-acetyltransferase: MNFDITNMAFRDQEREDDIYSIAEIVKSTGFFYDEETNTAVELIRECLEKGYLSGYYFVFADYEEKTLAYSCYGPIPGTKSAFDLYWIVTHNDYRGYGIGKILLQETEKRVKEMGGTALYAETSSREKYISTRMFYRKNVFTEVAQIKDFYDTGDDKIIYVRQLV
- the gcvPB gene encoding aminomethyl-transferring glycine dehydrogenase subunit GcvPB, with amino-acid sequence MKESLGTTGLILNEPLLWEKGKKGRRGFSLPRRDVEFSPLNEDLAGEGPDFPDLSEVDVVRHYTRLSTWNFGVDTGMYPLGSCTMKYNPKTNERQAGLQGFAGAHPLLPAGLSQGTLKLMFELEQYLSEITGMDAVTLQPAAGAHGEFAGMLVICAYHKSKGERRSKIIVPDTAHGTNPASATLCGYQSVPVKSNEQGILSPEAVADVMDEDTAGIMVTNPNTLGLFEENIKKIAEIVHAKGGLVYCDGANMNAVMGIVHMGEIGIDVLHLNLHKTFSTPHGGGGPGSGPVCVKKHLEPFLPVPRVVEENGKYSLSEDFPESVGKLHAFYGNFGVMIKAYSYILSMGPGGLKKASQLAVLNANYIKEKLKGVFHLPYDRPCMHECVFSDEFQKADKVTTLDMVKRLMDYGYHPPTIYFPLVVHGSIMIEPTETESKEDIDLFIEALKAIADEAKKNPELLHDAPSRCKVRRLDETTAARKPCLAG
- the gcvPA gene encoding aminomethyl-transferring glycine dehydrogenase subunit GcvPA, producing MRYLPHTSEDITSMLEEVGVDGLDGLFSTIPEDCRHRDDLNLPEPLTEWELNDRMGALSDSMAVSPEYKMFIGAGSYQHYIPASVSSLLGRSEFVTSYTPYQPEISQGTLQAIYEYQTLTTRLLGMEVANASIYDGASALAEALLMALRITKKRKVAISSLIHPLYRRVVQTYCEPSGYEIAELPYLDDGRTDLSKLAGMNDLGAVAVQSPNFFGCIENLKEISEMVHEKSALLVASFTEPLAYGLFKNPGSQGADIACGEGQSLGIPQSFGGPVLGMFASKMKYVRSMPGRLVGKTTDMDGKRGFVLTLSTREQHIRREKATSNICTNNSLCALAAAMYMASMGGTGMRELAMLNYDKSEYLKSELKKAGFKINFESPTFNEFVVEFPAGFKNTYERLLEKKIVAGLPLAPYYPELSSHYLLCVTETRTRQDIDALVREVKS
- the gcvH gene encoding glycine cleavage system protein GcvH, which codes for MKEISQLNLPDDVRYAEEHEWARPEGEKVRVGIDDYAQDQLGDIVFVELPQVGDTFEKDEEFGTVESVKAVSELYMPIGGEILAVNTALEEFPELLNSDPYDDGWMIDVIPNNPDDWDALMTKDAYIEALKGGK
- a CDS encoding ATP-grasp domain-containing protein, which encodes MKTGLTFDLKSEYIKQGFSPEEAAEFDSEETVEGIEKALVQLGYKTDRIGNFKQLVQRINHGDRWDLVFNIAEGMYGFGREAQVPALLDAYRIPYVFSDPLVLSLTLHKGMTKRIIRDNHIPTADFVIVSHIRDVENVHLDYPLFAKPVAEGTGKGITEKSLTETPGELRVVCKQLLKRFNQSVLVEEYLPGREFTVGIVGTGEEARVIGVIEIILNQKAERSGYSYLNKAHYQDRVEYVLVEEEMERICSEIALKAWQALECRDGGRVDLRCDKNNNPKFMEINPLAGLNYLDSDLPIIAYKNGYAFADLIRMIMESALRRVQK
- a CDS encoding MgtC/SapB family protein: MDISSFDFWIKIALTVLCGSIIGSERQLAGKPAGIRTSIFICLGTNIFISLGVAHSGENVDMTRVLGQVVTGIGFLGAGVIIAREGLVRGITSASVIWILAGIGAMVGFGHFLEAIIITLLTVSLLIGIGSLEHRFSSLRKDTHSDNNYTDTNNNR
- a CDS encoding KamA family radical SAM protein, giving the protein MDSLAFQKEELKSAEDDQPPGSIMGKPLQPVFSNVTTQIHRIKERPFVVSKQAGIFCQKFFPGVTETNWNDWRWQIKNSITSLKELEKIILLTPKERNPITDISNSLPLRITPYYASLLDPDNSEQAIRKAVVPREDELLISEGEAGDPLAEEHTSPVPNIVHRYPDRVLLLFTDVCSTYCRYCTRSHMVAKNKKRFSNAVLLRAIEYIRQNPNIRDVLISGGDPLTCSDSQLDFMLFELRKIPHVEIIRIGTKVPVVLPQRITKSLVKMLKKYHPLFLSIHFTHPDEITPEVTEACSRLADAGIPLGSQTVLLKGINDNVETMKRFVHGLLKIRVRPYYLFQCDPILGSGHFRVPVEEGLKIIQGLQGFTSGYAVPHYVIDSPGGGGKVPLLPEYFIGRDGNYVLLKNFEGRILKYPDFCKRIS